The genomic stretch GGCCGTGGTCTACCCCGAGGGGACGTGGTACGCGTGCCTGACGCCGGAGAACCTGGAGCGGGTGGCTGCCGAGCACCTGGTCGGCGGGCGTGAGGTGGAGGAGCTGGTCATCGGCCGGAACCCTCTGGGCTGAGGCAGCGCCGGGCCGCCGGGCTGCCGGGCGGGGGTATACTCTCGAGGCTGCCCGGCCGGGCACCCCCTCACCATGACCGAGGTACGCACCGCTACCCTGCTTGTGAACCCCGCAGCGCGCGGGGTCGCGCGGCGGTTCGATGCTGCGCAGGTGGTTCGCCGCCTCGAGGAGCGGGGCATCGAGGTGCGCCTGGCGGTGCCCGGTTCGCCCGAGGAGGCGACTGCCGAAGCGCGGGCCGCGGCCGCGCGGGGCGACGACCTCTGCTTCGTGGTCGGCGGCGACGGCACGCTGCGGCAGGCGGCCGAGGGGCTCGCCGGGAGCGCCACCGCGCTGGCCGCCATCCCGGCCGGCACGGTGAACATCTGGGCCCGCGAAACCGGCATCCCCCAGGACGTGCTCGCGGCCGTCGACCTCCACCTCGCGGGGCAAACGGCCGCGATGGACCTGGGCCGGGCGAACGGCCATGCCTTTCTGCTGATGGCCGGCATCGGCTGGGATGCCGAGATTGCGGCAGGGGTGAACCCCCGGCTGAAGCGCGCGGCCGGCGACCTCGCCTACATCCTCAACGCGCTCGTCCACCTGCCGGCCCTGCGGACCCACCCGGCGCGCTGGCGGGCCGACGGCCGCAGCTACCGGGAGCCGCTCGCCTGGATGGTGCTGGGGAATACGCGGCTGTACGGCGGCCGGATCCACCTGACCCCGGAGGCGCGGGTCGATGACGGGCGGCTCGACCTGGTCGCCTTTTGCCCGCACGGGCCCGGGGAGACGCTGGCGATGGCCGTCCGGGTGCTCGCCGGCCGGCGCGAGGGCCGGCACGTTGTCGGCGGGCGGTTCGCGGAGATCGCGGTCGAAACGCCGGGCCTGCCGGTGCAGCTCGACGGCGACACCGTCGGCGCCACGCCGATGACCTTCCGGGTCGAGCCCGGCGCGCTGCGGGTGCGGGTGCCGGCGGGGCCGCTCCCTGCGCTCTGGGGCGGCGGCGCCCAGGGGCCCGGCTGGTAATCGCCCTCCCGCGTTCGCGTGGGGCCGCGTAGGCTACGCAGCATGAGCATCCGCGTGAAATGGTTCCCGACGCTGGTGAAGCGGACCCATTCGAAACAGCCCGAGACGACCGTGGAGTGGCGCGAGG from Tepidiforma thermophila encodes the following:
- a CDS encoding diacylglycerol/lipid kinase family protein; the encoded protein is MTEVRTATLLVNPAARGVARRFDAAQVVRRLEERGIEVRLAVPGSPEEATAEARAAAARGDDLCFVVGGDGTLRQAAEGLAGSATALAAIPAGTVNIWARETGIPQDVLAAVDLHLAGQTAAMDLGRANGHAFLLMAGIGWDAEIAAGVNPRLKRAAGDLAYILNALVHLPALRTHPARWRADGRSYREPLAWMVLGNTRLYGGRIHLTPEARVDDGRLDLVAFCPHGPGETLAMAVRVLAGRREGRHVVGGRFAEIAVETPGLPVQLDGDTVGATPMTFRVEPGALRVRVPAGPLPALWGGGAQGPGW